Proteins encoded in a region of the Clostridium beijerinckii genome:
- a CDS encoding hemerythrin domain-containing protein, producing the protein MNIDNLMREHKGIFEEINYINESINNKKFESDLLDITTHINKLAGKLKIHLSSEDKFLYPNLLNGDDNKLKNLANSYINEMGGISDTFTNYKNKFNTKSKIISEGNEVFISETKKILVAIEKRINKEESELYKLIR; encoded by the coding sequence ATGAATATAGATAATTTGATGAGAGAGCATAAGGGCATTTTTGAGGAAATAAATTATATAAATGAGTCAATTAATAATAAAAAATTTGAATCTGACCTTTTGGACATAACTACACATATAAACAAACTTGCTGGAAAGTTGAAAATCCATCTAAGTTCAGAGGATAAATTTTTATACCCTAATCTACTTAACGGAGATGATAATAAACTTAAAAATTTAGCAAATTCCTATATTAATGAAATGGGTGGAATTTCAGATACATTTACAAATTACAAAAATAAATTTAATACAAAGAGTAAAATAATATCTGAAGGCAATGAAGTTTTTATAAGTGAAACAAAAAAAATCTTAGTTGCTATAGAAAAGAGAATTAATAAAGAAGAAAGTGAGTTATATAAATTAATTAGATAG
- a CDS encoding AraC family transcriptional regulator, whose product MEAKLEFTSKYKSISTLTIYYGGHEVCAPSHSFGPAIRHHYLLHYILNGKGKYYVNNKCYELQRGEAFLICPGESTYYKADKEEPWEYCWVSFDGNDASTILKNCGLSKNNLIFKDNSNGIFKERLLSLIHNYEEDSHNEYALIGQLYMCFSTMYNQVNIKEKNTCESYADKARDYIYNNFGYDIKVSDIAKYVGIDRTYLYKIFMEEYKISPQKYLISFRLNTAVNLLETTKMNITEISYSCGFKDTPTFYKHFKKQFNITPVQYRKSNIDYIKLPNE is encoded by the coding sequence ATGGAAGCAAAGTTAGAATTTACTTCAAAATATAAATCAATCAGTACATTAACAATATACTATGGAGGCCATGAGGTCTGTGCGCCATCCCATTCTTTTGGGCCTGCCATTCGTCATCACTATCTTTTGCATTATATTTTAAATGGAAAAGGGAAATATTATGTAAATAACAAATGCTATGAATTACAAAGAGGAGAGGCTTTCTTAATTTGTCCAGGTGAATCTACCTATTATAAAGCAGATAAAGAAGAGCCTTGGGAGTACTGTTGGGTAAGTTTTGATGGGAATGATGCTAGCACTATTCTAAAAAATTGTGGATTATCAAAAAATAATTTAATTTTTAAGGATAATAGTAATGGGATTTTCAAAGAAAGGCTACTTTCACTAATACATAATTATGAAGAAGATAGTCACAATGAGTATGCTCTCATTGGTCAGTTGTATATGTGTTTTTCAACCATGTATAATCAGGTGAATATAAAAGAAAAAAATACTTGTGAATCATATGCTGATAAGGCCCGCGATTATATTTATAATAACTTTGGCTATGATATCAAAGTTAGCGACATAGCTAAATACGTTGGAATTGATAGAACATATTTATATAAAATATTTATGGAGGAATATAAAATTTCACCTCAGAAATATCTTATTTCTTTTCGGTTAAATACTGCTGTGAATTTACTTGAAACTACGAAAATGAATATAACAGAGATTTCTTATTCTTGTGGATTTAAGGATACTCCTACTTTTTATAAACATTTTAAGAAACAGTTTAATATTACACCTGTGCAATATAGAAAAAGTAACATTGATTATATTAAACTACCTAATGAATAG
- the cysK gene encoding cysteine synthase A: MSKIYKNLAELVGRTPLLEVANYSKGKDLKGTILAKLEYFNPAGSVKDRIAKAMIEDAENKGLLKPGSVIIEPTSGNTGIGIASVGTAKGYKVIIVMPETMSVERRSLIKAYGAEIVLTEGAKGMKGAIAKASELANETPNSFIPGQFVNPANPEVHKNTTGPEIWEDTDGKVDIFVAGVGTGGTVTGVGEYLKSKNPDIKIVAVEPADSPVLSEGKSGPHKIQGIGAGFVPDVLNTKIYDEIIKITTEEAFSAARELSKTEGLLVGISSGAAAYAATELAKRPENAGKTVVVLLPDTGERYLSTALFEDK; the protein is encoded by the coding sequence ATGTCAAAGATATATAAGAATTTAGCAGAATTAGTAGGTAGAACCCCATTACTAGAAGTTGCAAATTATAGTAAGGGAAAAGATTTAAAAGGAACAATATTAGCTAAGTTGGAGTATTTTAATCCAGCAGGAAGCGTTAAAGATAGAATTGCAAAGGCTATGATAGAAGATGCTGAAAACAAAGGGTTATTAAAACCAGGATCAGTAATAATTGAGCCAACTAGTGGTAATACAGGAATCGGTATTGCATCTGTAGGTACTGCAAAAGGGTATAAGGTTATAATTGTTATGCCAGAAACAATGAGTGTAGAAAGACGTAGTCTTATAAAAGCTTATGGAGCTGAAATAGTTCTAACTGAAGGAGCAAAGGGAATGAAAGGGGCTATAGCTAAAGCAAGTGAGTTAGCAAATGAGACTCCAAATTCATTTATACCAGGACAATTTGTAAATCCAGCCAATCCAGAAGTTCATAAAAATACAACTGGTCCTGAAATATGGGAAGATACAGATGGAAAAGTAGATATATTTGTTGCAGGTGTTGGTACAGGTGGAACTGTTACAGGAGTTGGAGAATACTTAAAGTCTAAAAATCCAGATATTAAAATTGTTGCAGTAGAACCAGCTGATTCACCAGTTTTATCAGAAGGTAAATCAGGACCTCACAAAATACAAGGAATTGGTGCTGGATTTGTGCCAGATGTTTTAAATACAAAAATATATGATGAAATTATAAAAATAACAACAGAAGAAGCATTTTCTGCTGCTAGAGAATTATCTAAAACAGAAGGCTTGCTTGTTGGTATTTCATCAGGAGCTGCTGCATATGCTGCAACAGAATTAGCAAAACGTCCAGAGAATGCAGGAAAAACAGTTGTGGTATTATTACCAGATACAGGAGAACGTTATTTATCAACTGCATTGTTTGAAGATAAGTAA
- a CDS encoding methyl-accepting chemotaxis protein, which yields MLKDNFGNDELNSIYNSIKYIEAFFDNDIEIMLTDREKVLYYKGSKEIDFKIKEGDVAGDFVKNAMKKGKPVIEVIPKEFLGVAFKSYMIPIKDDTGVIGSIAIGKSLTKKNSVMDITESLIQSVSQISTGINDISASFQELASMNSEILVKTNVANEMAANTDEIVGFIKGISSQTNLLGLNAAIEAARAGEHGKGFNVVAKEIRKLSNESHKSIGSIETVIKDISDAIKKINEKVSDVDTVSDKQLTALEKITESIENLNSTASLLGKLSEEL from the coding sequence ATGTTAAAAGATAATTTTGGAAATGATGAATTGAATAGTATTTATAATTCTATTAAATATATAGAGGCTTTCTTTGATAATGACATAGAAATTATGTTAACTGATAGAGAAAAAGTATTATATTACAAAGGAAGTAAGGAAATAGACTTTAAAATAAAAGAAGGAGATGTTGCTGGAGATTTCGTGAAAAACGCTATGAAGAAAGGAAAACCAGTAATTGAAGTGATTCCAAAAGAGTTCTTAGGGGTGGCTTTTAAATCATATATGATTCCAATTAAAGATGATACTGGTGTTATAGGTTCAATTGCAATAGGAAAGAGCTTAACTAAGAAAAATTCAGTAATGGATATTACAGAAAGTTTAATTCAATCGGTTTCTCAAATATCAACTGGAATAAATGATATTTCAGCTAGTTTTCAGGAATTAGCAAGTATGAATTCAGAAATACTGGTTAAAACAAATGTTGCGAATGAAATGGCAGCTAATACTGATGAGATAGTTGGATTTATAAAAGGTATATCGTCTCAAACAAATCTTCTGGGATTAAATGCAGCTATTGAGGCGGCAAGAGCAGGAGAACATGGGAAAGGGTTTAATGTTGTTGCAAAGGAAATTAGAAAATTATCCAATGAATCCCATAAATCTATAGGATCAATAGAAACAGTTATAAAAGATATATCAGATGCAATAAAAAAGATAAATGAAAAAGTATCAGATGTTGATACTGTATCAGATAAACAATTAACAGCATTAGAAAAAATAACAGAATCAATTGAAAATCTAAATTCTACTGCAAGTTTATTAGGGAAATTGTCAGAAGAATTATAA
- a CDS encoding YddF family protein, whose amino-acid sequence MKVAIFNGTVATTNGVYKISDIDVESAKNLLYKDGFISAIGHESTAEAIADTLNMDIKMNRINFKQEVGQKAIVFKLNVRPPEGSVLSRDEIEKIGYSFKLMERLE is encoded by the coding sequence ATGAAGGTTGCTATATTTAATGGAACTGTTGCTACAACAAATGGTGTTTATAAAATAAGTGATATAGATGTGGAATCTGCAAAAAATCTTTTATATAAGGACGGATTCATATCTGCAATAGGACACGAATCAACAGCAGAGGCTATCGCGGATACACTTAATATGGATATTAAAATGAATCGTATAAATTTTAAACAAGAGGTTGGACAAAAAGCTATAGTTTTTAAATTAAATGTAAGACCTCCAGAGGGATCAGTCTTATCAAGGGATGAAATAGAAAAAATAGGCTATTCATTTAAATTAATGGAGCGATTAGAATAA
- a CDS encoding nitroreductase family protein, protein MNEVLQNILTRRSVRAFKEEQLKDEELDLILQAGVNAPSGMNKQSWQFTVVQSKEKMEQLAKVVREALKRDAGYNFYAPPTLIMLSNDRDNTNGLADCSCALENIFLMANSLGIGSCWINQLKNICDEKEVREVLNSFEIPENHIVWGMAALGYPANTPKAHGRKDGVIKFIK, encoded by the coding sequence ATGAATGAAGTATTACAAAACATATTAACAAGAAGAAGTGTGAGAGCTTTTAAGGAAGAACAATTAAAAGATGAAGAATTAGATTTAATTTTACAGGCAGGAGTAAATGCACCAAGCGGAATGAACAAACAAAGTTGGCAATTTACAGTTGTTCAAAGCAAAGAAAAGATGGAGCAGCTTGCAAAAGTAGTTAGAGAAGCTTTGAAAAGGGATGCTGGATATAACTTTTATGCGCCTCCAACTTTAATTATGTTGTCTAATGATAGAGATAATACAAATGGACTTGCAGATTGTTCTTGTGCATTAGAAAATATATTCTTAATGGCAAATTCACTAGGAATAGGCTCATGTTGGATTAATCAATTAAAGAATATTTGTGATGAAAAAGAAGTAAGAGAAGTATTAAATAGCTTTGAAATACCTGAAAATCATATTGTTTGGGGAATGGCAGCTTTAGGGTATCCGGCTAATACACCGAAGGCACACGGAAGAAAAGATGGAGTGATTAAATTCATAAAGTAA
- a CDS encoding iron-containing alcohol dehydrogenase, translated as MNFNYNLPINLLFGRGRSNEIGIEVAKYGKKALIVTGRNSTKKSGLLDKTIALLNEAKVQYEIFDKVEQNPLTTTVYEGVDVIKETGCDVVLGLGGGSIMDAAKSIAFSAKNPGDISEYIFGIKQGSEALPIVLVPTTCGTGSEGNCFSVLTNPETKDKKSLRTNIIIAKASIIDPELMVTMPKSILASVGFDALAHNMEAYLSKIGQPLTDMKAFYGIKLLAENLIKVYNDPSDLDAWDSVTLASTLGGMVIGIAGVTAPHGLEHPASGLHDIVHGKGLAALTPIIVEKSWESNLEKYSNISKLLGGTDAKDCSDAIRNFLKKIDLKVTLGELGITEKDVEWMAENCMKVSKPSIANHPKEFSLEEIKDIYYKSL; from the coding sequence ATGAATTTTAATTATAATTTACCAATAAATCTTCTATTTGGAAGAGGGAGAAGTAATGAAATAGGAATTGAGGTTGCTAAGTATGGAAAGAAAGCGCTTATTGTAACTGGGAGAAACAGTACAAAAAAAAGCGGATTACTTGATAAGACTATAGCTTTGTTAAATGAAGCAAAAGTTCAATATGAAATTTTTGATAAAGTAGAGCAAAATCCACTTACTACAACTGTATATGAAGGGGTGGATGTTATAAAAGAAACTGGATGTGATGTTGTTTTAGGGCTTGGTGGTGGAAGTATTATGGATGCAGCCAAAAGTATAGCCTTTTCAGCTAAAAATCCTGGAGATATATCAGAATATATATTTGGTATTAAACAAGGGAGTGAAGCATTGCCTATAGTTCTAGTTCCGACAACATGTGGGACTGGAAGTGAAGGAAACTGTTTTTCAGTTCTTACAAATCCTGAAACTAAGGATAAGAAATCCCTTAGAACAAATATAATTATTGCAAAAGCATCAATTATTGATCCAGAACTTATGGTGACAATGCCAAAGAGCATACTTGCATCTGTTGGATTTGATGCATTAGCGCATAATATGGAAGCGTATTTATCAAAAATAGGACAGCCATTAACAGATATGAAAGCATTTTATGGAATAAAATTATTAGCAGAGAACTTAATTAAAGTGTACAATGATCCAAGTGATTTAGATGCATGGGATAGTGTAACTTTAGCAAGTACATTAGGTGGAATGGTGATAGGAATAGCAGGAGTAACTGCACCTCATGGACTTGAACATCCAGCTAGCGGATTACATGATATTGTTCATGGTAAAGGATTGGCAGCTCTTACACCAATTATTGTTGAAAAATCATGGGAAAGTAATTTAGAAAAGTACAGTAACATATCTAAACTATTAGGAGGAACTGATGCAAAAGACTGTTCAGATGCTATAAGAAACTTTCTGAAAAAAATTGATTTGAAAGTTACTTTAGGGGAGCTTGGTATTACAGAAAAAGATGTAGAATGGATGGCTGAAAACTGTATGAAGGTTTCAAAACCAAGTATAGCAAATCATCCTAAGGAATTTTCATTAGAAGAAATTAAGGATATATATTACAAGTCATTATAA
- a CDS encoding alpha-glucosidase/alpha-galactosidase → MKITFMGAGSTVFARNVLGDCMCTEALRDSEIALYDIDEERLKESEIILNAINKNINNGRANIKCFLGVENRKLALKDATFVVNAIQVGGYDPCTITDFEIPKKYGLKQTIADTMGIGGIMRALRTIPVMADFAKDMEEVCPDAYFLNYTNPMAMLTGFMQRFTKVKTIGLCHSVQVCSEHLLKDLGMEDKLEGRKELIAGINHMGWLLEIYDKAGNDLYPEIRKRAELKNSGEEKHKDMVRYEYIKHLGYYCTESSEHNAEYNPFFIKSKYPELIDRFNIPLDEYPRRCIEQIDGWQKEKNEILRDGKVTHERSKEYASYIMEAIVTNTPYKIGGNVLNTGLIDNLPTDACVEVPCMVDAMGIHPTHVGKLPTQLAAMNMSNINSQLLTIEAAVTKDRRKIYQAAMMDPHTAAELSIDDIIKMCNEMIEAHGDYMKDFN, encoded by the coding sequence ATGAAAATTACATTTATGGGAGCTGGAAGTACTGTATTTGCAAGAAATGTCTTAGGTGATTGTATGTGCACAGAAGCACTACGAGATAGTGAAATTGCACTTTATGATATTGATGAGGAAAGATTAAAGGAAAGTGAAATAATCCTAAATGCAATCAACAAAAATATAAATAATGGCAGGGCTAATATAAAATGTTTTTTAGGCGTTGAAAATAGAAAGCTAGCACTTAAAGATGCAACTTTTGTGGTTAATGCTATTCAGGTTGGGGGATATGATCCTTGCACAATCACAGATTTCGAAATTCCTAAAAAATATGGTTTAAAACAAACTATTGCAGATACAATGGGAATTGGTGGAATTATGAGAGCTCTAAGAACAATTCCCGTGATGGCTGACTTTGCAAAAGATATGGAAGAAGTATGCCCTGATGCATATTTCTTAAACTATACTAATCCAATGGCCATGCTTACAGGTTTTATGCAACGTTTCACTAAAGTAAAAACAATTGGACTTTGTCATAGTGTACAAGTATGTTCAGAACATTTGTTAAAAGATTTAGGCATGGAAGATAAACTAGAAGGAAGAAAAGAACTAATTGCTGGTATTAATCATATGGGTTGGTTATTAGAAATATATGATAAAGCAGGCAATGATTTATACCCTGAGATTAGAAAAAGAGCTGAGCTAAAAAATTCCGGTGAAGAAAAACATAAAGACATGGTTCGTTATGAATACATCAAGCACCTTGGATACTACTGCACTGAGTCAAGCGAACATAATGCAGAATATAATCCTTTTTTCATTAAATCAAAATATCCAGAACTAATTGATAGATTTAATATACCCCTAGATGAATATCCAAGAAGATGCATTGAACAAATTGATGGTTGGCAAAAAGAAAAAAATGAAATATTACGTGATGGTAAAGTTACACATGAACGCTCAAAAGAATATGCATCTTATATTATGGAGGCAATTGTGACTAATACTCCTTATAAAATTGGTGGTAATGTACTAAATACTGGACTCATTGATAATTTACCAACTGATGCCTGTGTAGAAGTTCCTTGTATGGTCGACGCTATGGGAATTCATCCAACTCATGTAGGAAAACTTCCAACTCAACTTGCTGCTATGAATATGAGTAATATAAACTCTCAATTATTGACAATTGAAGCAGCAGTTACAAAAGATAGACGTAAAATCTATCAAGCTGCCATGATGGATCCACATACAGCTGCTGAATTATCCATTGATGATATTATAAAAATGTGTAATGAAATGATTGAAGCTCACGGAGATTATATGAAAGACTTTAACTAA